A window of the Fuscovulum sp. genome harbors these coding sequences:
- the leuS gene encoding leucine--tRNA ligase yields the protein MSRYEPAVTEPKWQSAWDQAGAFTARRDPAKPKYYVLEMFPYPSGRIHMGHVRNYTMGDVVARQKAAAGYSVLHPMGWDAFGMPAENAAMERGGHPKTWTYGNIADMKAQMKPLGLSIDWSREFATCDPEYYGQQQAMFIDMMEAGLIYRKNAVVNWDPVDMTVLANEQVIDGKGWRSGAAVERRELTQWFFKISDYSEELLNALDGLTDWPEKVRLMQANWIGKSRGLQFAFDTVGAPAGFDKLEVYTTRPDTLMGASFAAISADHPLAKALEGDPAVAAFVAQCRKGGTSAEEIETAEKIGYDTGIRVKHPLDPSWELPVWIANFILMDYGTGAIFGCPAHDQRDFDFATKYGLPIDAVFVAEGAADAQLTEAFVPMKSERVTYVRGFAGETVQTGEAAIAAAIAHAETHGYGKGVTKFRLRDWGISRQRYWGCPIPVIHCATCGVVPEAKANLPVTLPDDVTFDIPGNPLDRHPTWRTCTCPKCGAAARRETDTMDTFVDSSWYYARFTSPHAATPTDAEDAAYWMNVDQYIGGIEHAILHLLYSRFFARAMHKTGHLPHKAVEPFNALFTQGMVTHEIYMTRDANSRPVYHLPEDIIRSDSGATLKDGTAVEVIPSAKMSKSKKNVVDPMNIIAQFGADTARWFVMSDSPPERDVEWTASGAEAAYKHLNRVWRIADDIAQGNAPAHPEEDTALARATARAVDEVTKGIEGFAFNKAIAKLYEFTNTLQRSQAGSAARREAMLTLSQLMQPMTPHLAEEVWSMLGGAGLVTQSAWPKADPALLVDDSVTLPIQINGKRRAEITVPKDMPASEVEKIALADDAVIKFLAGQPVKKIIVVPGRIINVVV from the coding sequence ATGTCGCGCTACGAACCCGCTGTGACCGAACCGAAATGGCAATCCGCCTGGGATCAGGCCGGGGCCTTCACGGCGCGGCGCGATCCAGCCAAGCCGAAATACTATGTGCTAGAGATGTTCCCCTACCCATCAGGGCGCATCCACATGGGCCATGTCCGCAACTACACTATGGGAGATGTGGTGGCCCGGCAAAAGGCGGCGGCGGGGTATTCCGTCCTGCACCCGATGGGCTGGGATGCCTTTGGGATGCCTGCGGAAAACGCCGCGATGGAACGCGGCGGCCACCCCAAGACCTGGACCTATGGCAACATCGCCGACATGAAGGCGCAGATGAAGCCGCTGGGCCTGTCGATCGACTGGTCGCGCGAATTTGCCACCTGCGACCCGGAATACTACGGCCAGCAGCAGGCCATGTTCATCGACATGATGGAAGCGGGCCTGATCTACCGCAAGAACGCCGTGGTGAACTGGGACCCGGTCGACATGACCGTTCTGGCGAACGAGCAAGTGATCGACGGCAAGGGCTGGCGGTCCGGCGCGGCCGTGGAACGGCGCGAACTGACGCAGTGGTTCTTCAAAATCTCCGACTATTCCGAAGAACTACTGAACGCGCTGGACGGGTTGACCGACTGGCCCGAAAAGGTGCGCCTGATGCAGGCGAACTGGATCGGCAAATCGCGCGGCTTGCAGTTTGCCTTTGACACCGTGGGTGCGCCTGCCGGGTTTGATAAGCTAGAGGTCTATACCACCCGCCCCGACACGCTGATGGGTGCAAGCTTTGCCGCCATCTCCGCCGATCACCCGCTGGCCAAGGCGCTGGAAGGTGATCCGGCCGTAGCGGCCTTTGTCGCGCAATGCCGCAAGGGTGGCACCTCGGCGGAAGAGATCGAGACAGCAGAAAAGATCGGCTATGACACGGGCATCCGGGTGAAGCATCCGCTTGATCCGTCATGGGAATTGCCGGTCTGGATCGCCAATTTCATCCTGATGGATTACGGCACCGGGGCCATCTTTGGCTGCCCGGCGCATGATCAGCGCGATTTCGACTTCGCCACCAAATACGGCCTGCCCATCGATGCAGTTTTCGTGGCTGAAGGGGCCGCTGACGCCCAGCTGACCGAGGCTTTTGTGCCGATGAAATCCGAACGCGTGACTTATGTCCGTGGTTTCGCCGGGGAAACGGTGCAAACCGGCGAAGCGGCCATCGCTGCAGCCATTGCCCATGCCGAAACCCATGGCTACGGCAAAGGCGTCACCAAGTTCCGCCTCCGCGACTGGGGCATTTCGCGCCAACGCTATTGGGGCTGCCCAATCCCGGTCATCCATTGCGCCACCTGCGGCGTGGTGCCGGAAGCAAAGGCCAATCTGCCCGTCACCCTGCCCGACGATGTGACCTTTGATATCCCCGGCAACCCGCTGGACCGCCATCCCACCTGGCGCACCTGCACCTGCCCGAAATGCGGCGCTGCTGCGCGGCGCGAGACGGACACGATGGATACCTTTGTCGATTCGTCCTGGTATTATGCGCGCTTCACCAGCCCGCACGCAGCCACGCCCACGGATGCCGAAGATGCGGCCTACTGGATGAACGTCGACCAGTACATCGGCGGCATCGAACACGCGATCCTGCACCTGCTCTATTCCCGCTTCTTCGCCCGCGCGATGCACAAGACCGGGCATCTGCCGCATAAGGCGGTGGAACCCTTCAACGCGCTGTTCACCCAAGGCATGGTGACGCATGAGATCTATATGACGCGGGATGCCAATAGCCGCCCCGTCTATCACCTGCCCGAAGACATCATCCGCTCCGACTCCGGGGCAACGCTGAAGGATGGCACGGCGGTGGAGGTGATCCCTTCGGCCAAGATGTCGAAATCCAAGAAGAACGTTGTCGATCCGATGAATATCATCGCGCAATTTGGGGCCGATACAGCGCGCTGGTTCGTGATGTCGGACAGCCCGCCGGAACGTGATGTCGAATGGACGGCATCGGGGGCCGAGGCCGCCTATAAACACCTGAACCGCGTCTGGCGGATTGCCGATGACATCGCACAGGGCAACGCCCCGGCGCACCCGGAGGAAGACACCGCCCTTGCCCGCGCCACCGCCCGCGCAGTGGATGAGGTGACCAAGGGCATCGAAGGATTCGCCTTCAACAAGGCCATCGCCAAACTGTACGAATTCACCAACACCTTGCAGCGCTCGCAGGCCGGATCGGCTGCGCGGCGCGAAGCCATGCTGACGCTGTCCCAACTGATGCAACCAATGACACCGCATCTGGCCGAAGAAGTCTGGTCGATGCTGG
- a CDS encoding DUF3576 domain-containing protein, which produces MNLHRLAQVALIGGMLISVSACGTGIASGDSGLFRRNAEPSIPSEATADRRERALAQRAALERASGEQTNRSSILDLFRNGADPNTTVEVNKYLWVAAQDVLNFLPIESVDPFTGVIVTGFGTPPGGGRAYRATIYVQDPALDARSLKVALQSSGGGAVDPGTVRAIEDAILTRARQLRIQDANL; this is translated from the coding sequence ATGAACCTGCATCGCTTGGCACAGGTCGCGCTGATTGGCGGCATGCTCATCTCTGTATCGGCCTGCGGGACCGGGATCGCCAGCGGCGACAGCGGATTGTTCCGCCGCAACGCCGAGCCGTCCATCCCGTCCGAGGCGACAGCAGACCGGCGCGAGCGGGCGCTGGCCCAGCGCGCGGCGCTGGAACGCGCATCGGGCGAACAGACGAACCGGTCGTCCATCCTTGATCTGTTCCGCAACGGTGCCGATCCGAACACGACGGTCGAAGTGAACAAGTACCTCTGGGTCGCGGCGCAGGACGTGCTCAATTTCCTCCCCATCGAATCGGTGGATCCCTTTACGGGCGTGATCGTGACCGGCTTCGGCACCCCTCCGGGCGGTGGCCGCGCCTATCGGGCGACGATCTATGTGCAAGACCCGGCGCTGGATGCGCGCAGTCTTAAGGTGGCGCTGCAATCTTCGGGCGGTGGCGCGGTTGATCCGGGCACTGTGCGCGCCATCGAGGATGCAATCCTGACCCGCGCGCGGCAGTTGCGCATTCAGGACGCCAACCTCTAA
- a CDS encoding porin translates to MKKILLATTMLVGGASIAAAEVTVSGTARMGVISNFSDGVVGNGDESELSFSSRVRVIFTLSGETDSGLSFGASIRADNAAAGNQGDAGEVFVSGAFGKLSMGDVDGAAQMATGHVAGVGYTGLSDLNESTFLGAGTGATDPTALYEYSAGDFTFYLSAANPRPVVVGATVTSDLTAIALGAKYTFGDYTVGLGYENLQGYTGAAVALPFPDNTDVDHIVLKLSANVAGFNVQGLIGQADGTLGGAVLDNAKQYAMSVGYTVDAISGTAFYTDDSDLGGTTAYGLGASYDLGGGAALVGGISKDHDRNESAYDLGITMSF, encoded by the coding sequence ATGAAAAAGATTCTTCTTGCAACGACGATGCTCGTTGGTGGCGCATCGATCGCCGCAGCCGAAGTGACCGTGTCGGGTACCGCCCGTATGGGTGTCATCTCGAACTTCTCTGATGGTGTTGTTGGCAACGGCGACGAGAGCGAACTGTCCTTCAGCTCGCGCGTTCGTGTTATCTTCACCCTGTCGGGCGAAACCGACTCGGGCCTGTCGTTCGGCGCTTCGATCCGCGCTGACAACGCTGCAGCCGGCAACCAGGGTGACGCTGGCGAAGTGTTCGTTTCGGGCGCATTCGGCAAGCTGTCGATGGGCGACGTTGACGGCGCTGCGCAAATGGCAACCGGCCACGTGGCTGGCGTTGGCTACACCGGCCTGAGCGACCTGAACGAGTCGACCTTCCTGGGCGCTGGCACCGGTGCAACCGACCCGACCGCTCTGTACGAGTACTCGGCCGGCGACTTCACCTTCTATCTGTCGGCCGCGAACCCGCGTCCGGTGGTTGTTGGCGCAACCGTCACGTCTGATCTGACCGCGATCGCTCTCGGTGCCAAGTACACCTTCGGTGACTACACCGTTGGTCTGGGCTACGAAAACCTGCAGGGCTACACCGGCGCTGCTGTTGCTCTGCCCTTCCCGGACAACACCGATGTCGACCACATCGTCCTGAAGCTGTCGGCTAACGTCGCTGGTTTCAACGTGCAGGGCCTCATCGGCCAGGCTGACGGCACGCTGGGCGGCGCTGTTCTGGACAACGCCAAGCAGTACGCAATGTCGGTTGGTTACACCGTCGATGCGATCTCCGGCACCGCGTTCTACACGGATGACTCGGACCTGGGCGGCACCACCGCTTACGGCCTGGGCGCTTCCTACGACCTCGGCGGCGGCGCTGCTCTGGTTGGTGGTATCTCCAAGGACCACGACCGCAACGAGTCGGCCTACGACCTCGGCATCACGATGTCGTTCTGA
- a CDS encoding sulfotransferase: MTNPLPDFRKLYETGLSLLQAGQRDEALKHFVTAIQARPDLAEAWWQAALIFIDAHQFPKALHHAARAVELRPEEPTVWATWADAVALSGDAVAERAFLDKLRKARIAPAIRLRLQDRFGAERKGGKGAVGRAPRPRLDAIAKLISAARFDRAEVEATLLLRDASDSAVACNMLGVAMAAQGKAEAALAQFKAAIRIDPFFADPFFNLGRELANLNRRAEAERMLRAAIARAPAFASALMLYADLLMQDQRSRDALPFLRRVAAMPAAPAQARLKLGGALNEAKEFEEAVAILRRVAESDGETIYGLTTLAEAEMALGRADDALATVDRALTLAPDHVVATGRKAMILQTLGRFDEARPLFLKVMEADPKNGAYFRSYMNSTKSAPGDPVLDRMIGLIDQPGLAPRSEMNFGFAIAKGLEDQKDHARAFTYLRRANDIVCRLTPYDHSARLAEVAKLQDAFRGHDWAGHRVADTSDAAPIFITGMPRSGTTLIEQIIASHSRVTGGDELDFLPKLASGRLFNDPLSPMARRISAIPDPEIAALGRDYLAKVTERFPGADIVTDKSITSYMYLGLVKLALPNARFIIVRRDPRDTLLSIYKNRFPEGTHLYAYDLRALAHHYATFVDMIDFWRAETPGWFTEVQYENLVANPENESRRLIAACGLDWQEACLNFHNNERQVHTLSVYQVRQPISGGSVKAWQRYEKELAPMIEVLVERGLLPD, encoded by the coding sequence ATGACCAACCCCCTGCCTGATTTCCGCAAACTTTATGAAACCGGCCTGTCGCTGTTGCAGGCAGGGCAGCGGGATGAGGCGCTTAAGCACTTTGTCACCGCAATTCAGGCCCGCCCCGATCTGGCCGAGGCGTGGTGGCAGGCGGCGCTGATCTTCATCGATGCGCATCAATTCCCCAAAGCCTTGCACCATGCCGCACGGGCGGTGGAGTTGCGCCCCGAAGAACCCACCGTCTGGGCCACATGGGCGGATGCTGTGGCCTTATCGGGCGATGCAGTGGCCGAGCGGGCGTTCCTGGACAAACTGCGCAAGGCGCGTATCGCCCCGGCTATCCGCCTGCGTCTACAAGACAGGTTCGGCGCGGAACGCAAAGGGGGTAAGGGTGCCGTCGGCCGCGCCCCCCGCCCCCGGCTGGATGCCATCGCCAAATTGATCTCCGCCGCCCGCTTTGATCGGGCTGAGGTTGAGGCCACCCTCCTGCTGCGCGATGCGTCCGACAGCGCGGTGGCCTGCAACATGTTGGGCGTCGCCATGGCCGCGCAGGGAAAGGCCGAGGCTGCGTTGGCGCAGTTCAAGGCCGCGATCCGGATTGACCCGTTCTTTGCCGATCCCTTTTTCAACCTGGGCCGCGAACTGGCCAACCTGAACCGCAGGGCCGAGGCGGAAAGGATGCTGCGCGCTGCCATCGCCCGCGCCCCGGCCTTTGCTTCGGCGCTGATGCTGTATGCCGATCTGCTGATGCAGGATCAGCGCAGCCGGGACGCGCTGCCCTTTCTGCGCCGCGTCGCAGCCATGCCCGCCGCGCCGGCACAGGCACGGCTGAAACTGGGCGGCGCATTGAATGAGGCGAAGGAGTTTGAAGAGGCGGTCGCCATCCTGCGCCGCGTGGCCGAAAGCGACGGTGAAACGATCTATGGGCTGACGACACTGGCCGAGGCGGAGATGGCCCTTGGCCGGGCCGACGATGCCCTTGCCACGGTTGACCGCGCGCTGACGCTTGCCCCCGATCACGTGGTGGCGACAGGGCGCAAGGCGATGATCCTGCAAACCCTTGGCCGGTTCGATGAGGCGCGGCCCCTATTCCTCAAGGTGATGGAGGCCGACCCGAAGAACGGCGCCTATTTCCGCAGCTATATGAACAGCACCAAATCCGCGCCGGGCGATCCGGTGCTGGACCGGATGATCGGCCTGATCGACCAACCCGGACTTGCCCCCCGATCCGAGATGAATTTCGGCTTTGCCATCGCCAAGGGGCTTGAGGATCAAAAGGATCACGCCCGCGCCTTTACCTATCTGCGGCGCGCGAATGATATCGTCTGCCGCCTCACGCCCTATGACCATTCCGCGCGGCTGGCCGAGGTGGCAAAGCTGCAAGATGCCTTTCGCGGGCATGATTGGGCGGGGCATCGCGTGGCCGATACGTCGGATGCCGCGCCGATCTTCATCACAGGGATGCCCCGGTCGGGCACCACCTTGATTGAACAGATCATCGCCAGCCATTCGCGGGTGACAGGTGGGGATGAATTGGATTTCCTACCCAAGCTGGCATCAGGTCGCCTGTTCAACGATCCCCTGTCCCCCATGGCCCGGCGGATCAGCGCGATTCCGGATCCTGAAATTGCCGCACTGGGGCGCGATTACTTGGCGAAGGTCACCGAGCGCTTTCCGGGCGCGGACATCGTCACCGACAAGTCGATCACTAGTTACATGTATCTGGGGCTGGTCAAGCTGGCCCTGCCCAATGCCCGTTTCATCATCGTGCGCCGCGATCCGCGCGACACGCTGCTGTCGATCTACAAGAACCGCTTTCCTGAAGGGACGCACCTTTACGCCTATGACCTGCGCGCGCTGGCGCATCACTATGCCACCTTTGTTGACATGATCGACTTCTGGCGCGCGGAAACGCCGGGTTGGTTCACCGAGGTGCAGTATGAAAACCTTGTCGCCAACCCCGAAAATGAGTCGCGCCGCCTGATCGCCGCCTGCGGGTTGGATTGGCAGGAGGCCTGCCTGAACTTTCACAACAACGAACGCCAGGTCCACACGTTGAGCGTGTATCAGGTGCGGCAACCGATATCTGGCGGGTCGGTGAAGGCATGGCAGCGCTATGAAAAGGAACTGGCCCCGATGATTGAGGTGCTGGTCGAGCGTGGGCTTTTGCCGGACTGA
- a CDS encoding porin — protein sequence MKKVLLATTMLVGGASIAAAEVTLSGNARMGIISNFSDGNALNGNESDVVFTSRARVVFTLSGESDSGLSFGATFRADNAGAAAAGDAGSVFISGSFGKLSMGDVDGAAQMATGHVAGVGLTGIGDLNESTFLAAGDGATDPTALYEYSAGDLTVYLSVTNPQTTFTPAVVGPPAVAAVFTDTQALALGATYTFGDYTVGLGYEKLTVDSGVSAPAAVTVTDLDHVVLKLSGSVAGFNVQGLIGQADGTRAGAVLNNAKQYAMSVGYTTGAITGTAFYSDDSALGGTVGYGIGASYDLGGGASVVGGVAQSKVAGPNDRTAFDLGLSFSF from the coding sequence ATGAAAAAAGTACTGCTCGCGACGACCATGCTCGTCGGCGGCGCATCCATCGCCGCAGCAGAAGTGACCCTGTCGGGTAACGCCCGCATGGGTATCATCTCGAACTTCTCGGATGGCAACGCTCTGAACGGCAACGAAAGCGACGTGGTGTTCACCTCGCGCGCTCGTGTCGTTTTCACCCTGTCGGGCGAGTCGGATTCGGGCCTGTCCTTCGGCGCAACGTTCCGCGCTGACAACGCTGGTGCCGCCGCCGCTGGCGACGCAGGTTCGGTGTTCATTTCCGGCTCTTTCGGCAAGCTGTCGATGGGCGACGTTGATGGCGCTGCGCAAATGGCAACCGGCCACGTGGCTGGCGTCGGCCTGACCGGGATTGGCGACCTGAACGAGTCGACCTTCCTCGCCGCTGGCGATGGCGCGACCGACCCGACCGCTCTGTATGAGTACTCGGCTGGCGATCTGACTGTGTACTTGTCGGTAACCAACCCGCAGACGACCTTCACCCCCGCTGTTGTTGGGCCGCCGGCAGTTGCCGCCGTGTTCACCGACACGCAGGCTCTCGCTCTTGGTGCCACGTACACCTTCGGTGACTATACTGTCGGTCTCGGCTACGAAAAACTGACCGTTGACAGCGGCGTGTCGGCTCCGGCCGCCGTGACCGTCACCGATCTTGACCACGTCGTGCTGAAGTTGTCCGGCAGCGTCGCTGGGTTCAACGTGCAGGGCCTCATCGGCCAGGCAGACGGCACCCGCGCTGGCGCTGTCCTGAACAACGCCAAGCAGTACGCGATGTCGGTTGGCTACACCACCGGCGCGATCACCGGTACGGCCTTCTACTCCGATGACTCGGCTCTGGGTGGCACTGTCGGCTATGGCATCGGCGCGTCCTACGACCTCGGCGGTGGTGCATCGGTCGTCGGCGGCGTGGCGCAGTCGAAGGTTGCCGGTCCGAATGACCGCACCGCTTTCGACCTGGGTCTGTCGTTCTCGTTCTGA
- a CDS encoding YggS family pyridoxal phosphate-dependent enzyme — translation MSLAQITARVRAAEQAAGRAEGSVTLIAVSKVQPLDRVVAVLEAGHRIFGENYVQEAAGKWPDLRARFGAVGVHMIGPLQTNKAKVAVDLFDAIHTVDRPSLAEKLARLAQERGRCPALFVQVNTGEEPQKAGVMPGEVDAFLATCATMDLPIQGLMCIPPEGEDSTPHFTALAAMAARNGLTGLSMGMSGDFEAAIAAGATHIRVGSAIFGARTYAV, via the coding sequence ATGTCACTGGCACAGATCACCGCGCGGGTGCGGGCGGCGGAACAGGCGGCGGGGCGGGCTGAGGGATCGGTCACGCTGATCGCCGTATCCAAGGTGCAGCCGCTGGACCGCGTCGTCGCGGTGCTGGAGGCGGGGCATCGCATATTTGGCGAAAACTATGTGCAGGAAGCGGCGGGCAAGTGGCCCGACCTGCGCGCGCGCTTTGGCGCGGTCGGGGTGCATATGATCGGCCCCTTGCAAACCAACAAGGCCAAGGTGGCGGTGGATCTGTTCGATGCGATCCATACGGTGGACCGCCCGTCGCTGGCGGAAAAGCTGGCCCGTCTGGCGCAGGAGCGGGGGCGCTGCCCGGCGTTGTTCGTGCAGGTGAACACCGGGGAAGAACCGCAAAAGGCCGGGGTCATGCCGGGGGAAGTGGACGCGTTCCTTGCCACCTGCGCCACGATGGACTTGCCCATTCAGGGCCTGATGTGCATCCCACCCGAAGGCGAAGACAGCACGCCGCATTTCACCGCGCTTGCCGCCATGGCCGCGCGCAACGGGCTGACGGGCCTGTCCATGGGGATGAGCGGCGATTTCGAGGCGGCGATTGCAGCGGGCGCCACCCATATCCGCGTGGGATCGGCCATTTTCGGCGCGCGGACCTACGCCGTTTAG
- a CDS encoding LysR family transcriptional regulator, translating into MIDKLEMFIALAQERHFGRAAEACGVTQPTLSSAIRQLEDQLGVQLVFRGSRYQGLTPEGQRVLDWGRRIVGDMRALKDEMRTVRAGLSGNLRLGVIPTALPMVAGLTGPFTARHPNVRVSILSRTSAEILTGIESLDLDAGITYLDNEPLGRVAQVPLYAEFYRLLCAPGTALADRDQVTWAEVAEQPLCLLTGDMQNRRIVNQHLAEAGANVVPQIESNSSIALISHVMTGRWSSIVPRQLAQMFVADGQLRAIPIVAPEVEHLVGLIAARRDPLTPVLAALIAESERFAKGAA; encoded by the coding sequence ATGATCGACAAGCTTGAAATGTTCATCGCCCTTGCCCAGGAACGCCACTTCGGCCGCGCGGCCGAGGCTTGCGGCGTCACGCAACCCACCCTGTCCTCGGCCATCCGGCAGTTAGAGGATCAGCTGGGCGTGCAACTCGTCTTTCGCGGCTCGCGCTATCAGGGGCTGACGCCCGAAGGCCAGCGCGTGCTGGACTGGGGCCGCCGCATCGTGGGCGACATGCGCGCGCTAAAGGATGAGATGCGCACTGTGCGCGCGGGCCTGTCTGGCAATCTGCGGCTGGGGGTGATCCCCACCGCCCTGCCCATGGTGGCGGGCCTGACCGGCCCCTTCACCGCGCGCCATCCCAATGTCCGCGTCTCGATCCTGTCGCGCACGAGCGCCGAGATCCTGACCGGCATCGAGTCCCTCGATCTGGATGCGGGCATCACCTATCTGGACAATGAACCGCTGGGCCGCGTGGCGCAGGTGCCGCTTTACGCCGAATTCTACCGCCTGCTTTGCGCCCCCGGAACCGCACTGGCTGACCGCGATCAGGTGACCTGGGCCGAGGTGGCGGAACAACCGCTTTGCCTGCTGACGGGCGATATGCAGAACCGCCGCATCGTGAACCAGCATCTGGCCGAGGCGGGGGCCAATGTGGTGCCGCAGATCGAATCCAATTCCTCCATCGCGCTGATCAGCCATGTGATGACGGGGCGGTGGTCTTCCATCGTGCCGCGCCAATTGGCGCAGATGTTCGTGGCGGATGGCCAGTTGCGCGCCATTCCCATCGTGGCGCCCGAGGTGGAACACCTTGTCGGCCTGATTGCCGCGCGGCGTGATCCGCTGACCCCGGTGCTGGCCGCGCTGATTGCCGAATCGGAACGCTTTGCAAAGGGCGCGGCCTGA
- a CDS encoding S49 family peptidase, translated as MKRFIPFMPKPALVPVIRLQGAIGMGTRGLNDASVAPLIERAFSKGKPAAVALVINSPGGSAVQSSLIAARIRRLADEKKVPVHAFVEDVAASGGYWLACAADDIWVDGSSIVGSIGVIFASFGFPELMARQGIERRVVTAGRSKSFADPFLPQKPEDVERLKRLQDPIHAAFIDHVKARRGARLDLSADLFNADVWVGQQAIGVGLVDGLAHLRPKMMEMYGEKVRLVPFGQRRSLLQRLGMAATDGLMQGIEERALWARFGL; from the coding sequence ATGAAACGCTTCATCCCCTTTATGCCGAAACCCGCCCTAGTTCCCGTGATCCGCCTTCAGGGCGCGATCGGCATGGGGACGCGCGGGTTGAACGATGCTTCTGTCGCGCCGCTGATCGAACGCGCCTTTTCCAAGGGCAAGCCTGCGGCGGTGGCGCTGGTGATCAATTCACCGGGCGGGTCTGCGGTGCAATCGTCGCTCATCGCGGCGCGTATCCGACGGCTGGCCGATGAAAAGAAGGTTCCGGTCCATGCCTTTGTCGAGGATGTGGCCGCATCGGGCGGCTATTGGCTGGCCTGCGCGGCGGATGACATCTGGGTGGATGGGTCATCCATCGTGGGGTCCATCGGGGTGATCTTTGCCTCTTTCGGGTTCCCTGAACTGATGGCGCGGCAAGGGATCGAACGGCGCGTGGTCACGGCGGGGCGGTCGAAAAGCTTTGCCGATCCCTTCCTGCCGCAGAAGCCCGAGGATGTGGAACGGCTGAAACGGTTGCAGGACCCGATCCATGCGGCCTTTATCGACCATGTAAAGGCCCGGCGCGGCGCACGGCTGGACCTGTCGGCCGATCTGTTCAACGCCGATGTCTGGGTGGGGCAGCAGGCGATTGGGGTGGGCCTCGTCGACGGTTTGGCGCATCTGCGCCCCAAGATGATGGAGATGTACGGCGAAAAGGTGCGTCTGGTACCCTTTGGCCAACGTCGCAGTCTGTTGCAAAGGCTGGGCATGGCCGCGACGGATGGGTTGATGCAGGGCATCGAGGAACGCGCGCTTTGGGCGCGGTTCGGGCTTTAG